Proteins encoded within one genomic window of Bradyrhizobium sp. 186:
- a CDS encoding amidohydrolase family protein, with protein MTTQPTFDLIFRNTLLRSSAAPVDIGVKGGRIAAIEPTLVCDGVEIDVAGRLALPGFVDTHIHLDKACLLGRCGHNHGSVSEAIRAVAAMKRDFTVEDIYARGARVLERAIVHGTTRMRTHVEIDPRIGLRGFEAVKALKRDYAWAIDLSLCVFPQEGLTNDPGSEELLVQALRDGGEAIGGCPYMDTDPNAHLERIFDLAREFDVDVDLHLDFDLDPSWWHLDEVCRQTKQRNYQGRVAIGHATKLSALPPERLKAATAQLAKAGVAVTVLPATDLYLMGREATQNAPRGLTLAHKLADDGVVCSVATNNVLNPFTPFGDASLLRMANFYANVAHASVADFDTCLDLVTELPARLMNLTNYGIKVGNPADLVVLDTHDSRLAIAALPDILMGFKNGRKIFERHQAVLFPPSESGKARVVIPHA; from the coding sequence ATGACCACCCAGCCCACCTTCGACCTGATCTTCCGCAACACGCTGTTGCGATCATCCGCCGCACCCGTCGATATTGGCGTGAAAGGCGGCCGCATTGCCGCGATCGAGCCCACGCTTGTCTGCGATGGCGTCGAGATCGACGTCGCCGGCCGGCTGGCCCTGCCCGGCTTCGTCGACACCCACATCCATCTCGACAAGGCGTGCCTGCTCGGCCGCTGCGGGCACAATCATGGCAGCGTCTCGGAGGCCATCCGCGCCGTCGCGGCGATGAAGCGCGACTTCACGGTCGAGGATATCTATGCGCGCGGCGCCCGGGTGCTTGAACGGGCGATCGTGCACGGCACGACACGCATGCGCACCCATGTGGAGATCGATCCGCGGATCGGCTTGCGCGGCTTCGAGGCAGTCAAGGCGCTGAAGCGCGACTATGCCTGGGCGATCGATCTCTCGCTCTGCGTTTTTCCGCAGGAAGGACTCACCAACGATCCCGGCAGCGAGGAGCTGCTGGTACAAGCGCTGCGCGACGGCGGCGAGGCGATCGGCGGCTGTCCCTACATGGACACTGATCCGAACGCGCATCTCGAACGCATCTTCGATCTCGCGCGAGAATTCGACGTCGACGTCGATCTTCATCTCGACTTCGATCTCGATCCGTCCTGGTGGCATCTTGACGAAGTCTGCCGGCAGACCAAGCAGCGCAACTATCAGGGGCGCGTCGCGATCGGCCACGCCACGAAACTCTCCGCGCTGCCGCCAGAACGGCTGAAAGCGGCCACCGCGCAACTGGCGAAAGCCGGCGTCGCCGTCACCGTGCTGCCCGCAACCGATCTCTATCTGATGGGGCGCGAGGCCACCCAAAACGCGCCGCGCGGATTGACGCTCGCACACAAGCTCGCCGACGACGGTGTCGTATGCTCGGTCGCGACCAACAACGTACTCAATCCCTTTACGCCGTTCGGCGACGCCTCGCTGCTGCGAATGGCGAATTTCTATGCCAATGTCGCGCACGCCTCCGTCGCCGACTTCGACACCTGCCTCGATCTCGTGACCGAGTTGCCGGCGCGGCTGATGAACCTGACCAACTATGGCATCAAGGTCGGCAACCCCGCCGATCTCGTCGTGCTCGATACGCACGACAGCCGTTTAGCCATCGCGGCGCTGCCTGATATCCTGATGGGATTCAAGAACGGCCGGAAGATCTTCGAACGGCATCAAGCCGTCCTGTTTCCGCCGTCCGAGTCAGGCAAGGCGCGCGTCGTCATCCCTCACGCTTGA
- a CDS encoding nuclear transport factor 2 family protein, with protein sequence MSAPAKAEARPMTDAEIVEAYLTASMIPDPDAAAAYMKPGTVITFTGGREFDHPRGPTGFNAKRYRSVKKKMDRFDVCPGADETVVYSVGTLYGEWMDGTPFEGNRYVDRFVVRGGQIVKMDVWNDSAERILVQRGIEA encoded by the coding sequence ATGTCCGCCCCCGCAAAAGCCGAAGCTCGTCCGATGACCGACGCCGAGATCGTGGAAGCCTATCTCACGGCTTCGATGATACCCGATCCCGATGCCGCGGCGGCATACATGAAGCCGGGGACGGTGATCACATTTACCGGGGGGCGTGAGTTCGATCATCCGCGCGGGCCGACGGGCTTCAACGCCAAGCGCTATCGCTCGGTCAAGAAGAAGATGGATCGGTTCGACGTCTGCCCGGGCGCGGACGAGACCGTTGTCTACAGCGTCGGCACGCTCTATGGCGAGTGGATGGACGGCACGCCGTTCGAGGGCAACCGTTATGTCGATCGCTTCGTCGTCAGGGGTGGCCAGATCGTGAAGATGGACGTCTGGAACGACAGCGCCGAGCGAATCCTGGTTCAGCGTGGCATCGAGGCTTAA
- a CDS encoding amino acid ABC transporter substrate-binding protein, whose protein sequence is MRLPTVLLAVTCLAGAASAEDLSGTLQKVKETKKITLGYQEASVPFSYLDGNQKPVGFAMDICLKIVDAVKQQLGMPDIAVDYIAVTSSNRIPLMVNGTLDLHCSATTNNADRQKQVAFTNTHFLSATRFAAKKAAKINTIDDLKGKSVTAVAGSVNLTQLAKVNTERNLGINVMPAKDQAEAFLLLETDRAQAYALDDVQLAVAIARSKEPGLFMISEETFSKPEPYGIMLRREDAPFKALADRATAELYASPDVEVLYKKWLQSPTPPNGLNYNVPISPSLRNAFKKPSSSFDPDVYLVN, encoded by the coding sequence ATGCGTCTTCCCACCGTTCTCTTGGCCGTCACATGTCTTGCGGGCGCAGCCTCGGCCGAAGACCTGTCGGGCACCCTCCAGAAGGTCAAGGAGACGAAGAAGATCACGCTGGGCTATCAGGAGGCGTCCGTTCCCTTCAGCTATCTGGACGGAAACCAGAAGCCGGTCGGCTTCGCCATGGATATCTGCCTCAAGATCGTGGACGCCGTGAAGCAGCAGCTCGGGATGCCCGACATTGCGGTTGACTATATCGCGGTGACGTCGTCGAACCGCATCCCCCTGATGGTCAACGGTACGCTCGATCTGCATTGCTCGGCGACCACCAACAACGCCGATCGCCAGAAGCAAGTCGCCTTCACCAACACGCATTTCCTCAGCGCGACGCGATTTGCGGCCAAGAAGGCCGCAAAGATCAACACCATAGACGATCTCAAAGGCAAGTCGGTCACGGCGGTGGCGGGATCGGTCAACCTGACGCAACTCGCCAAGGTCAACACCGAGCGCAATCTCGGCATCAACGTGATGCCGGCCAAGGATCAGGCCGAGGCCTTCCTGTTGCTCGAGACCGATCGTGCACAGGCCTATGCGCTTGACGACGTCCAGCTTGCGGTCGCGATTGCGCGATCAAAGGAGCCGGGCCTGTTCATGATCAGCGAGGAGACTTTTTCGAAGCCGGAGCCCTACGGGATCATGCTGCGCAGGGAGGACGCGCCGTTCAAGGCGCTCGCCGATCGCGCCACGGCCGAGCTCTACGCGAGCCCGGATGTCGAGGTTCTCTACAAGAAGTGGTTGCAATCGCCGACGCCGCCTAACGGCCTCAACTACAACGTCCCGATCTCGCCGTCCCTGCGCAACGCCTTCAAGAAGCCGAGCTCAAGCTTCGATCCCGACGTGTACTTGGTGAATTGA
- a CDS encoding MFS transporter → MAPGSTTEVREAMAGDSTLTLVPTFVVVAVDATGMGIILPLLPFYSQRLGATPFLIGALISVYAVCQLIAGPVVGILSDRYGRRKVLVVSQIGTLVGFLLLAVADNLTLVFLARIIDGLTSGNISVAHAYATEHSAPATRKQALGMTSGAIGTGLLLGPALSSFLVHYGPTAPIWAAAALSLVSILATVALLQPDHPASEPLYQHRVPEPTLTRSLLGMRYAWRLLGLLIVFFFVNSMFLSQIGLFLTARFSWDGHAFGARELGWMFAYAGFINMVVQGLLITRANLVASDRSIVMAAFACMGLGFAGLAAGDNISLLAIYLTLIIVGTMFARSTLTAELSRSTAINRQGMIMGLNQSLMSGANISAPLVSGALIGHRLFVVWALAMAAIAAIGAAFAGRLLDTPRAR, encoded by the coding sequence ATGGCACCGGGTTCCACGACCGAAGTACGGGAGGCGATGGCGGGCGACAGCACACTAACGCTCGTCCCGACCTTCGTCGTCGTGGCCGTGGACGCCACGGGGATGGGGATCATCCTGCCGCTCCTGCCCTTTTATTCGCAGCGGCTCGGCGCCACACCGTTCCTGATCGGCGCCCTGATTTCGGTCTATGCCGTCTGCCAGCTCATCGCCGGTCCCGTGGTCGGCATCCTCTCGGACCGCTACGGCCGCAGGAAAGTGTTGGTCGTCAGCCAGATCGGAACCCTCGTCGGATTCCTCCTGCTTGCGGTCGCAGACAACCTGACACTGGTGTTCCTGGCGCGCATCATCGACGGCTTGACGTCGGGCAACATCTCGGTCGCTCATGCCTATGCCACCGAGCATAGCGCGCCGGCGACCCGCAAGCAGGCGCTCGGCATGACCAGCGGCGCGATCGGAACCGGACTCCTGCTCGGACCCGCACTCTCAAGCTTTCTCGTCCATTACGGCCCGACCGCACCGATATGGGCTGCGGCCGCACTCTCGTTGGTCAGCATCCTTGCGACGGTCGCCCTGCTCCAGCCTGACCATCCGGCGTCCGAGCCGCTCTACCAGCACCGCGTGCCGGAGCCGACGCTGACCCGCAGCTTGCTCGGCATGCGCTACGCCTGGAGGCTGCTCGGCCTGCTCATCGTCTTCTTCTTCGTCAACTCGATGTTCCTGTCGCAGATCGGCCTGTTCCTGACGGCGCGGTTCTCCTGGGACGGGCATGCTTTCGGCGCACGTGAGCTCGGCTGGATGTTCGCCTATGCCGGCTTCATCAACATGGTCGTCCAGGGTCTTTTGATCACGCGCGCAAACCTCGTTGCTTCCGACCGCAGCATCGTGATGGCGGCGTTCGCCTGCATGGGTCTCGGGTTTGCAGGGCTTGCGGCCGGCGACAATATCAGCCTGCTCGCGATCTACCTAACACTGATCATCGTCGGCACCATGTTCGCCCGCAGCACGCTGACGGCGGAACTGTCGCGCTCGACCGCGATCAACCGCCAGGGCATGATCATGGGTCTCAACCAGTCGCTGATGTCGGGCGCAAATATCAGCGCCCCGCTGGTGAGCGGCGCGCTGATCGGCCATCGGTTGTTCGTCGTGTGGGCACTGGCAATGGCCGCGATCGCAGCGATCGGCGCGGCGTTCGCCGGACGACTGCTTGACACGCCGCGGGCGCGATAG
- a CDS encoding MarR family transcriptional regulator produces the protein MAPSQAHIHAEIGRLIARLARIWRRESDQALSDHGLSYATAIPLLVLSRQGENVRQGVLADELGIEGPSLVRLIDLLQAEGLVERREDPTDRRAKTLHLTKAGETKVEETNRVLRRVRASLLKDIGPEELAVTFETLQRIEQRACRLHDAKTGPEAK, from the coding sequence ATGGCTCCCTCGCAGGCTCACATCCACGCCGAAATCGGCCGGCTCATCGCGCGCCTGGCCCGCATCTGGCGCCGCGAGTCGGATCAGGCGCTGTCCGATCACGGCCTGTCCTATGCGACCGCGATTCCGCTGCTGGTGCTGTCGCGCCAGGGCGAGAATGTCCGCCAGGGCGTGCTCGCCGACGAACTCGGGATCGAAGGGCCGTCGCTGGTCCGGTTGATCGATCTGCTCCAGGCCGAGGGGCTGGTGGAGCGCCGCGAGGACCCGACCGATCGCCGTGCCAAAACGCTACATCTGACGAAGGCGGGCGAGACCAAGGTCGAGGAGACCAACAGGGTGCTGCGCCGGGTGCGGGCGAGCCTGCTGAAGGATATCGGGCCGGAGGAACTTGCGGTAACCTTCGAGACGCTCCAGCGCATCGAGCAGCGGGCGTGCCGCCTGCATGACGCCAAGACTGGTCCAGAGGCGAAATAG
- a CDS encoding FUSC family protein — MRAEEPFLVRHADLVFALKTFAASMLALVIALAMDLPRPYWAMATVYITSQPLAGATSSKAFFRVMGTLAGAIMTVALVPNLVEAPELLCLAIALWVGLCLYLSLLDGTPRSYVFMLAGYTVALIGFPSVSEPGAIFDTAVARVEEISLGIICASLVSTIVFPRSVAPAVANRVDAWLSDARRLSQVVLLREGTNETRRARRLKLATDIVEIDTLSAHLAYDRLTDSNAVSGLGEIRLRMLMLLPVIASLEDRLAALGEEALRRQPELKRLLEDLAQWIVSEVGARQPAERIRAMIAERQAILDDSASWERIITTSLLSRLRELVDLSRDCRALTEAIAESRNVPTLDLAFHSEAGAAPVRHRDRGLALWSAAGAAVAILICCAFWIGTGWPDGASAPMMAAVACSFFAAQDEPARFIRSFGLWSLVAIVVVAVYLFALVPAISHLEVLVVALAPTFLLYGFLIARPATAGTGMALAANTATLLALQSTYSADFASYANSAVAFFVGVVVAELVTRIARGVGAEWIANRLVLSSWKTLAVAAERRGKRDRAEFAGLMLHRLGLLVQRIAFLSESDRRDADSLVQLRIGLNIIDLRRARYGLAASTIHVIDDMLDQLAAVCRRYTGGAMPAELLARVDAALAKAVKDPNDQAREDALVGLVGIRRGLFPQAPAYRAGAEEGIAA; from the coding sequence ATGCGGGCCGAAGAGCCGTTTCTGGTCCGCCATGCGGATCTCGTTTTCGCTTTGAAGACGTTTGCCGCGTCGATGCTGGCGCTCGTCATCGCGCTCGCAATGGACCTGCCGCGGCCCTATTGGGCGATGGCGACGGTCTACATCACTTCCCAGCCGCTGGCAGGCGCGACCAGCTCGAAGGCGTTCTTCCGTGTCATGGGCACGCTGGCCGGCGCGATCATGACGGTCGCACTGGTGCCCAATCTTGTCGAAGCGCCGGAACTGCTGTGCCTCGCGATCGCGCTCTGGGTCGGGCTTTGCCTCTATCTGTCGCTGCTCGACGGCACGCCGCGCAGCTACGTCTTCATGCTGGCCGGATACACGGTCGCGCTGATCGGCTTCCCCTCTGTGTCCGAGCCCGGCGCCATCTTCGACACAGCGGTTGCGCGGGTGGAGGAAATTTCGCTTGGCATCATCTGCGCCAGCCTGGTCTCGACGATCGTTTTCCCCCGCAGCGTCGCGCCAGCGGTCGCCAACCGCGTCGATGCCTGGCTGTCGGATGCGCGCCGCCTCAGCCAGGTCGTGCTGCTGCGTGAGGGCACCAATGAAACGCGCCGCGCCAGGCGACTCAAGCTTGCGACCGACATCGTCGAGATCGACACGCTCTCCGCGCATCTCGCCTACGACCGGCTGACGGATAGCAATGCCGTGAGCGGCCTCGGCGAAATCCGGCTGCGCATGCTGATGTTGCTGCCGGTGATCGCCTCGCTCGAGGACCGGCTGGCTGCGCTGGGCGAGGAGGCGTTGCGGCGGCAGCCCGAGCTGAAGCGGCTTCTGGAAGACCTGGCGCAATGGATCGTGAGCGAAGTCGGCGCGCGGCAGCCGGCCGAGCGGATCCGCGCCATGATCGCGGAGCGGCAGGCGATCCTCGACGACAGCGCCTCCTGGGAGCGGATCATCACCACGAGCCTGTTGTCACGACTGCGCGAGCTCGTCGACCTCTCGCGCGACTGTCGCGCACTGACCGAGGCGATTGCCGAAAGCCGCAATGTTCCGACCCTCGATCTGGCCTTCCATTCCGAAGCCGGCGCCGCACCCGTGCGCCACAGGGATCGCGGCCTTGCGCTGTGGTCGGCGGCCGGCGCAGCCGTCGCCATTCTGATCTGCTGCGCGTTCTGGATCGGCACCGGTTGGCCGGACGGCGCGTCGGCGCCGATGATGGCGGCGGTCGCCTGTTCGTTCTTCGCCGCCCAGGACGAACCCGCACGTTTCATCCGCAGTTTTGGATTGTGGTCGCTCGTCGCCATCGTGGTGGTCGCAGTCTATTTGTTCGCGCTGGTGCCTGCGATCTCACATCTCGAGGTGCTGGTCGTCGCGCTGGCGCCGACCTTCCTGCTCTATGGCTTCCTGATCGCGCGGCCGGCAACGGCGGGGACGGGCATGGCGCTCGCGGCCAACACGGCGACGCTGCTCGCGCTGCAATCGACCTACAGCGCGGACTTCGCGTCCTACGCCAATTCCGCTGTCGCCTTCTTCGTCGGCGTCGTCGTCGCCGAGCTTGTGACGCGAATCGCGCGCGGCGTCGGCGCGGAGTGGATCGCCAATCGCCTGGTGCTGTCGAGCTGGAAGACGCTCGCGGTCGCTGCCGAACGTCGCGGTAAGCGCGATCGTGCCGAATTCGCAGGTCTCATGCTGCACCGGCTCGGGCTTTTGGTGCAGCGTATTGCCTTCCTCTCGGAGAGCGATCGGCGCGACGCCGACAGCCTCGTCCAGCTTCGCATTGGCTTGAACATCATCGATCTGCGCCGGGCGCGCTATGGACTCGCGGCGTCGACCATTCACGTCATCGACGACATGCTCGATCAGCTTGCTGCGGTCTGCCGCAGATACACGGGTGGTGCGATGCCGGCCGAACTGCTCGCGCGCGTTGATGCGGCGCTCGCCAAGGCCGTCAAGGACCCGAACGACCAGGCGCGGGAGGATGCCCTGGTCGGGCTTGTCGGGATCCGCCGCGGTCTGTTCCCGCAGGCGCCCGCCTATCGGGCAGGTGCAGAAGAGGGAATTGCCGCATGA
- a CDS encoding DUF1656 domain-containing protein, translated as MRYQIDIYGVLVPALLLWIIVAYAMSALLRRLMQRFDLYRLVWHRALFDFAIFVCLLGVVVYLSEYLA; from the coding sequence ATGAGATATCAGATCGACATTTACGGTGTGCTCGTGCCGGCGCTGCTCTTGTGGATCATCGTTGCTTACGCCATGAGCGCGCTGCTTCGCCGGCTGATGCAGCGCTTCGACCTCTACCGGCTGGTCTGGCACCGCGCGCTGTTCGATTTTGCGATCTTCGTCTGTCTCTTGGGCGTCGTCGTCTATCTCTCGGAGTATCTCGCATGA
- a CDS encoding HlyD family secretion protein codes for MKGNFAWLGRLALTFITVALALAVGRELWVYYMEQPWTRDGRVRADVVQVAPDVSGFVTEVLVKDNQKVHRGDVLFRIDRERFALALRQADASVAGHQATLDQANADLKRYSALTTDAVSQQKQEQVLATQLQAKAAFDQAVADRAVAQLNLDRSEVHASVNGVITNMDLRPGAYVTAGKGVMALVDTDTLHVEGYFEETKLARIRIGDKVQIRLMGDPARLTGRVESIAAGIEDRDRAEGASLLANVNPTFSWVRLAQRVPVRIALDPVPDNMSLVAGRSATVEVLN; via the coding sequence ATGAAAGGGAATTTTGCCTGGCTTGGCCGCCTCGCATTGACCTTCATTACCGTCGCCCTGGCGCTCGCCGTCGGCCGCGAGCTTTGGGTCTATTACATGGAGCAACCCTGGACGCGGGACGGGCGGGTTCGCGCCGACGTGGTCCAGGTCGCGCCCGACGTGTCGGGCTTCGTGACCGAGGTGCTGGTCAAGGACAACCAGAAGGTCCATCGCGGCGACGTGCTGTTCCGGATCGATCGCGAACGCTTCGCGCTGGCGCTGCGGCAGGCCGACGCTTCGGTGGCCGGTCATCAGGCAACCCTCGATCAGGCCAATGCCGATTTGAAGCGCTACAGCGCGCTGACGACCGACGCGGTATCCCAGCAGAAGCAGGAGCAGGTTCTGGCCACCCAGCTCCAGGCCAAGGCGGCCTTTGATCAGGCCGTCGCCGACCGGGCGGTCGCGCAGCTCAACCTCGATCGCAGCGAGGTCCACGCCTCCGTGAACGGCGTGATCACCAACATGGATTTGCGGCCCGGCGCGTACGTCACGGCGGGCAAGGGCGTGATGGCGCTCGTCGACACCGACACACTGCATGTAGAGGGCTATTTCGAAGAGACAAAACTCGCGCGCATCCGCATCGGCGACAAGGTTCAGATCCGCCTGATGGGTGATCCGGCGCGGCTCACCGGCCGCGTCGAGAGCATCGCCGCCGGCATCGAGGACCGCGACCGTGCCGAAGGCGCGAGCCTGCTAGCCAACGTCAACCCGACCTTCAGCTGGGTGCGCCTCGCTCAGCGCGTCCCCGTGCGCATTGCGCTGGATCCCGTCCCCGACAACATGTCGCTGGTTGCGGGACGCTCGGCGACGGTGGAGGTGTTGAATTAG
- a CDS encoding acyl-CoA dehydrogenase family protein encodes MLYPMSPKVVELKRKLESFMDRHIYPNEERFYREAEELGPWKVYPVVEELKPLARAEGLWNLFLPESSHGAGLTNLEYAPLCEVMGRSHLAPEVFNCSAPDTGNMEVLERYGTEKDKERWLKPLLAGEIRSCFAMTEPAVASSDATNIESSIVGDGDHYLINGRKWYTTNATDPRCTICIFMGKTDPDNPDRHKQQSMILVPMDTPGVEVKRALPVFGFYGVPDRASEVVFTNVRVPKENMLLGEGRGFEIAQGRLGPGRIHHCMRLIGLAERTLEKMCRRVRSRVAFGKPVSEQTVTQERIAEARIMIEQARLLTLNAAHAMDTVGNKVARSEIAMIKVAVPNMACQVIDWAIQAHGGGGTSNDFGLTQAYATARLLRLADGPDEVHRNQIARFELKKYSNA; translated from the coding sequence ATGCTCTATCCGATGTCGCCAAAAGTCGTCGAGCTCAAGCGCAAGCTCGAGAGTTTCATGGACCGGCACATCTATCCGAACGAGGAGCGATTCTATCGCGAGGCGGAAGAGCTCGGGCCTTGGAAGGTCTATCCCGTCGTCGAGGAGCTGAAGCCGCTCGCCCGCGCCGAAGGCCTCTGGAACTTGTTCCTGCCGGAATCGAGCCACGGTGCAGGCCTCACCAATCTCGAATATGCCCCGCTCTGCGAGGTGATGGGCCGGTCGCACCTTGCGCCAGAGGTGTTCAACTGCTCGGCGCCCGACACCGGCAACATGGAGGTGCTGGAGCGCTACGGTACGGAGAAGGACAAGGAGCGCTGGCTGAAGCCACTGCTCGCCGGCGAGATCCGCTCCTGCTTCGCCATGACCGAGCCTGCGGTCGCCTCGTCGGATGCGACCAACATCGAAAGCTCGATCGTGGGCGATGGCGACCACTACCTCATCAACGGACGCAAATGGTACACGACCAACGCGACCGATCCACGCTGCACGATCTGCATCTTCATGGGCAAGACCGATCCGGACAATCCCGATCGCCACAAGCAGCAATCCATGATCCTGGTCCCGATGGACACCCCGGGCGTCGAGGTCAAGCGTGCCCTCCCCGTATTCGGCTTCTACGGCGTGCCCGACCGCGCCTCGGAAGTCGTCTTCACCAACGTGCGCGTGCCGAAAGAGAACATGCTGCTCGGCGAAGGCCGCGGTTTCGAGATCGCGCAGGGCCGCCTCGGCCCCGGCCGCATCCACCATTGCATGCGGTTGATCGGCCTTGCCGAACGCACGCTGGAAAAGATGTGCCGGCGGGTGCGCAGCCGCGTCGCTTTCGGCAAGCCGGTCTCGGAGCAGACGGTGACGCAGGAGCGTATCGCCGAAGCGCGCATCATGATCGAGCAGGCCCGGCTGCTGACGCTGAATGCGGCGCATGCGATGGATACGGTCGGCAACAAGGTGGCAAGAAGCGAGATCGCAATGATCAAGGTCGCCGTGCCCAACATGGCCTGCCAGGTCATCGACTGGGCGATCCAGGCCCATGGTGGCGGCGGCACCTCAAACGATTTTGGATTGACGCAGGCTTACGCAACCGCGCGGCTGCTGCGTCTTGCCGATGGACCGGACGAAGTTCACAGAAACCAGATCGCGCGGTTCGAGCTGAAGAAATATTCGAACGCTTGA
- a CDS encoding outer membrane beta-barrel protein has translation MIASPVLAGGPLPAPIASWTGFYAGVHGGWGWGKSEFRDPNNSSANNPFFAYYNGPLAGGQLGYNWQQGNYILGAEIDGSWSFVKGNTSSNTGTISSSTNNGVGYTGLATATGRLGYASGQWLAYAKGGAAYARMELSSKFTAQLTNYNRELFGAVGGVGLEVAFLRNVSARVEYNAIFLPAETLHWVSPDTTSEIKHFVQVVKAGINVRFNGDDGLPR, from the coding sequence ATGATCGCTTCACCCGTTCTTGCCGGCGGTCCGCTGCCTGCACCAATTGCCTCCTGGACCGGCTTCTACGCCGGCGTCCACGGCGGCTGGGGATGGGGCAAGTCGGAGTTTCGTGACCCCAATAACAGCTCTGCCAACAATCCGTTCTTTGCGTACTACAACGGGCCGCTCGCTGGCGGGCAGCTCGGCTACAACTGGCAGCAGGGCAACTACATCCTCGGTGCGGAGATCGACGGCTCCTGGTCTTTCGTGAAGGGTAACACCAGCAGCAACACGGGCACGATCTCGTCGAGCACCAACAACGGGGTCGGCTACACCGGGCTCGCGACCGCAACGGGACGCCTCGGCTACGCGTCGGGCCAATGGCTCGCCTACGCAAAGGGCGGTGCCGCTTACGCCCGCATGGAGCTTTCGTCGAAGTTCACCGCGCAGCTCACCAATTACAATCGAGAGCTGTTCGGTGCTGTAGGCGGCGTCGGGTTGGAAGTGGCCTTCCTGCGTAACGTCTCCGCCAGGGTCGAGTACAACGCGATCTTTCTTCCGGCGGAAACGCTGCACTGGGTGAGCCCGGACACGACGTCCGAGATCAAGCACTTCGTCCAGGTGGTGAAGGCCGGCATCAACGTGCGATTCAACGGCGACGACGGCCTCCCGCGCTAA
- a CDS encoding porin, giving the protein MFTTSMNRRAARTIAAAVSAGFTAMIAVPSHAAPVEYVKVCSLYGAGFFYIPGTDTCTSANQIVTNQFDLARAQTRASTGTAMAASLVAPWLPTGTNYAVSTHWATYDGQHAAGFSGLVRISGNFVFSGGFSLGLDKGNLTSSSNRTQTEFGTAIPAQSWSDIRGLGRAGFMYAW; this is encoded by the coding sequence ATGTTCACCACGTCCATGAATCGCCGCGCCGCCCGGACGATCGCCGCCGCCGTCAGCGCCGGCTTCACCGCCATGATCGCCGTGCCGAGCCACGCCGCTCCGGTCGAGTACGTCAAGGTCTGTTCGTTGTACGGCGCCGGCTTCTTCTACATTCCGGGTACTGACACCTGCACGAGCGCCAACCAGATCGTGACCAACCAGTTCGACCTCGCGCGTGCGCAGACCCGCGCCTCGACCGGCACGGCGATGGCTGCGTCGCTGGTCGCGCCGTGGCTTCCGACCGGCACGAACTACGCGGTCTCGACCCACTGGGCGACCTATGACGGTCAGCACGCCGCTGGCTTCTCGGGCCTGGTGCGGATCTCGGGCAACTTTGTGTTCTCGGGCGGTTTCTCGCTCGGCCTGGACAAGGGAAACCTCACGTCCTCCTCCAACCGGACGCAGACGGAATTCGGCACTGCGATCCCGGCGCAATCGTGGAGTGACATCCGTGGTCTCGGCCGCGCGGGCTTCATGTACGCCTGGTGA
- a CDS encoding outer membrane beta-barrel protein, translated as MTISILRSARRFLSCAAVTPLLAAMSLTATSAIAADMAVKAPVVAPVPLWNGFYIGVHGGYGVGSSRLVDPSFAFAQDRFTMDTRGAIAGAQVGGNWQFDNLVVGAELDLSWASIKGSRPSDPANILSGLAVAYHALATGTGRIGYAFGDLLGYVKGGVAWANIDYQAFTGTPFPVDINHQRTGLIGGVGLEYALTNNLSARLEYDYLYFGPAAIALTTRISPQNVNHELHLLKLGVNYRFNGDAIVARY; from the coding sequence ATGACAATCTCAATCCTGCGATCGGCGCGCCGCTTCCTCTCCTGCGCTGCCGTCACGCCGCTTCTCGCGGCCATGTCGCTCACCGCCACCTCTGCGATTGCAGCCGATATGGCCGTGAAGGCTCCGGTCGTCGCCCCGGTGCCGCTCTGGAACGGCTTCTACATTGGTGTTCACGGCGGCTACGGCGTCGGAAGCAGCCGTCTCGTCGATCCGAGCTTCGCTTTCGCGCAGGACCGCTTCACGATGGATACACGCGGCGCGATCGCAGGTGCGCAGGTCGGCGGCAACTGGCAGTTCGACAACCTCGTGGTCGGCGCCGAGCTCGATCTCTCCTGGGCGTCGATCAAGGGCAGCAGACCCAGTGATCCCGCGAACATCTTGTCCGGCCTTGCGGTGGCGTACCATGCGCTGGCGACTGGAACCGGCCGCATCGGCTACGCATTCGGTGACCTGCTCGGCTACGTCAAGGGCGGCGTCGCGTGGGCCAACATCGACTACCAGGCCTTTACCGGCACGCCGTTCCCGGTCGACATAAACCACCAGCGAACCGGGTTGATCGGCGGCGTGGGTCTCGAATACGCGCTGACGAACAATCTCTCGGCGCGACTGGAGTACGACTATCTGTATTTCGGTCCGGCTGCGATCGCGCTGACGACACGGATCAGTCCGCAAAACGTCAACCATGAGCTCCATCTCCTGAAGCTCGGCGTGAACTACCGCTTCAACGGCGACGCCATCGTTGCTCGTTACTGA